From Xyrauchen texanus isolate HMW12.3.18 chromosome 9, RBS_HiC_50CHRs, whole genome shotgun sequence, the proteins below share one genomic window:
- the LOC127649293 gene encoding growth arrest and DNA damage-inducible protein GADD45 beta-like: MTLEELVGCNSTDREMETVSEALEELLVAAQRQNCLTVGVYESAQLMNVDPDSVVLCVLATDEEDESDVALQIHFTLIQAFCCDIDINIVRVSGMRRLAQVLGEPLTTDANEPRDLHCILVTNPQAEHRKLNEVGSYCKESRCRNQWVPSIALQER; encoded by the exons ATGACCCTGGAGGAACTTGTTGGATGCAACAGCACTGACAGAGA AATGGAAACTGTGAGTGAAGCTCTTGAGGAGCTGCTTGTGGCTGCACAACGGCAAAACTGTCTAACAGTTGGAGTCTACGAGTCTGCACAGCTGATGAACGT GGACCCAGACAGCGTAGTCTTGTGCGTCCTCGCGACCGACGAGGAGGACGAGAGCGATGTTGCGCTTCAGATCCACTTCACGCTCATTCAAGCCTTCTGCTGTGACATCGACATCAACATTGTGCGCGTATCCGGCATGAGGCGTCTGGCGCAGGTTCTCGGTGAGCCGCTCACCACCGACGCCAACGAACCAAGAGACCTCCACTGCATACTTGTAACT AACCCACAAGCAGAGCATCGCAAGCTGAACGAGGTGGGCAGTTACTGCAAGGAAAGCCGTTGCAGAAACCAATGGGTGCCCTCCATTGCCCTGCAAGAACGCTGA